The following are encoded in a window of Massilia sp. R2A-15 genomic DNA:
- the grpE gene encoding nucleotide exchange factor GrpE, with protein sequence MQDQENQEVSQPIEGEGETTQTPALNELEQQLSATEAKLAEMHDAFMRAKAEGENIRRRAQEDVSKAHKFAVESFAEAMLPVRDSLEMALKVETPSIESLKEGVEMTLKQMTAAFEKNRLVEVMPAVGDKLDPMKHQAVAVVPAEQEANTVVNVLQKGYMIADRLLRPAIVTAAQAK encoded by the coding sequence ATGCAAGACCAAGAAAACCAAGAAGTATCCCAGCCGATCGAAGGCGAGGGCGAAACCACCCAGACCCCCGCACTGAACGAACTCGAGCAGCAACTGTCCGCCACCGAAGCCAAGCTGGCCGAGATGCACGACGCCTTCATGCGCGCCAAGGCCGAAGGCGAGAACATCCGCCGCCGCGCTCAGGAAGACGTCAGCAAGGCCCACAAGTTCGCCGTGGAAAGCTTCGCCGAGGCGATGCTGCCGGTGCGCGACAGCCTGGAAATGGCGCTGAAGGTGGAGACCCCGTCGATCGAGTCGCTGAAGGAAGGCGTGGAAATGACGCTCAAGCAGATGACCGCCGCGTTCGAAAAGAACCGCCTGGTCGAGGTGATGCCGGCCGTGGGCGACAAGCTCGACCCGATGAAGCACCAGGCCGTGGCCGTCGTGCCGGCCGAGCAGGAAGCCAACACGGTGGTCAATGTGTTGCAAAAAGGTTACATGATTGCCGACCGCCTGCTGCGTCCGGCCATCGTCACGGCGGCGCAAGCAAAATAA
- the dnaK gene encoding molecular chaperone DnaK codes for MGRIIGIDLGTTNSCVAIMENGQPKVIENAEGARTTPSIIAYQDDGEILVGAPAKRQAVTNPKNTLFAVKRLIGRKYEEKEVQKDIALMPYQIVKADNGDAWIGVRDKKLAPQQVSAEVLRKMKKTAEDYLGEEVTEAVITVPAYFNDSQRQATKDAGRIAGLDVKRIINEPTAAALAFGLDRTDKGDRKIAVYDLGGGTFDISIIEIANVDGEKQFEVLSTNGDTFLGGEDFDQRIIDYIIDEFKKINGLDLKKDPIALQRIKASAERAKIELSSAAQTEINEPYIAMANGAPVHLNLKMTRAKLESLVEELISKTIEPCRTAIKDAGVKVSDIDDIILVGGMTRMPKVQEKVKEFFGKDPRKDVNPDEAVAVGAAIQGSVLSGERKDLLLLDVTPLSLGIETLGGVMTKMIHKNTTIPTKFSQVFSTADDNQPAVTIKVYQGEREIAAGNKGLGEFNLEGIPPAARGTPQIEVTFDIDANGILHVGAKDKATGKENKITIKANSGLTEDEIQKMVKDAELNAAEDHKLRELAESRNQADSLVHSTKKSLTEYGDKLEAGEKEKIEAAIADLEGSLKSADKAEIDAKVAALSTASQKLGEKMYADQQAQQQAAGGGAEGGQQPGGSDAGAKQDDVVDADFKEVKDAK; via the coding sequence ATGGGCAGAATTATCGGTATTGACCTGGGAACCACCAACTCCTGCGTCGCGATCATGGAAAATGGTCAGCCAAAGGTAATCGAGAACGCGGAAGGCGCGCGCACCACGCCGTCGATCATCGCCTATCAGGACGATGGCGAGATTCTCGTCGGCGCGCCGGCCAAGCGCCAGGCGGTGACCAACCCGAAGAACACGCTGTTCGCCGTCAAGCGCCTCATCGGCCGCAAGTACGAAGAGAAGGAAGTGCAGAAGGACATCGCGCTGATGCCTTACCAGATCGTCAAGGCTGACAACGGCGACGCTTGGATCGGCGTGCGCGACAAGAAGCTGGCGCCTCAGCAGGTGTCGGCTGAAGTGCTGCGCAAGATGAAGAAGACCGCCGAAGACTACCTGGGCGAAGAAGTCACCGAGGCGGTCATCACCGTGCCGGCCTACTTCAACGACTCGCAGCGCCAGGCGACCAAGGACGCCGGCCGTATCGCCGGCCTGGACGTCAAGCGCATCATCAACGAGCCGACCGCGGCCGCACTGGCCTTCGGCCTGGACCGCACCGACAAGGGCGACCGCAAGATCGCCGTGTATGACCTGGGCGGCGGCACGTTCGACATCTCGATCATCGAGATCGCCAACGTCGACGGCGAGAAGCAGTTCGAAGTGCTGTCGACCAATGGCGACACCTTCCTCGGCGGCGAAGACTTCGACCAGCGCATCATCGACTACATCATCGACGAGTTCAAGAAGATCAACGGCCTGGACCTGAAGAAGGATCCGATCGCCCTGCAGCGCATCAAGGCTTCGGCCGAGCGCGCGAAGATCGAGCTGTCGTCGGCGGCGCAAACCGAAATCAACGAGCCGTACATCGCCATGGCGAACGGCGCGCCGGTCCACCTGAACCTGAAGATGACCCGCGCCAAGCTGGAGTCGCTGGTCGAAGAGCTGATCTCGAAGACCATCGAGCCATGCCGCACCGCGATCAAGGACGCCGGCGTGAAGGTCTCCGACATCGACGACATCATCCTGGTCGGCGGCATGACCCGCATGCCGAAGGTGCAGGAGAAGGTCAAGGAATTCTTCGGCAAGGATCCACGCAAGGACGTGAACCCGGACGAAGCGGTTGCCGTTGGCGCCGCGATCCAGGGCTCGGTGCTGTCGGGCGAGCGCAAGGACCTGCTGCTGCTGGACGTGACGCCTCTGTCGCTGGGTATCGAAACCCTGGGCGGCGTGATGACCAAGATGATCCACAAGAACACCACGATTCCGACCAAGTTCTCGCAAGTGTTCTCGACGGCCGACGACAACCAGCCTGCGGTGACCATCAAGGTCTACCAGGGCGAGCGCGAAATCGCCGCCGGCAACAAGGGCCTGGGCGAATTCAACCTGGAAGGCATCCCGCCGGCAGCACGCGGCACGCCGCAGATTGAAGTGACCTTCGACATTGACGCCAACGGCATCCTGCACGTCGGTGCGAAAGACAAGGCCACCGGCAAAGAGAACAAGATCACCATCAAGGCGAACTCCGGCCTGACCGAAGATGAGATCCAGAAGATGGTGAAGGACGCCGAGCTGAATGCCGCGGAAGACCACAAGCTGCGCGAGCTGGCCGAGTCGCGCAACCAGGCCGACTCGCTGGTACACTCGACCAAGAAGTCGTTGACCGAATACGGCGACAAGCTGGAAGCGGGCGAGAAGGAAAAGATCGAAGCGGCGATCGCCGACCTGGAAGGTTCGCTGAAATCGGCTGACAAGGCCGAGATCGACGCCAAGGTCGCGGCGCTGTCGACTGCATCGCAAAAGCTGGGCGAGAAGATGTACGCCGACCAGCAGGCGCAGCAGCAGGCAGCCGGCGGCGGCGCCGAAGGCGGCCAGCAGCCAGGCGGTTCGGATGCCGGCGCCAAGCAGGACGACGTGGTCGACGCCGACTTCAAGGAAGTCAAAGACGCAAAGTAA